The following coding sequences are from one Triticum dicoccoides isolate Atlit2015 ecotype Zavitan chromosome 4A, WEW_v2.0, whole genome shotgun sequence window:
- the LOC119288017 gene encoding short-chain dehydrogenase TIC 32 B, chloroplastic-like — protein sequence MSAMLSSLRYLAGSAGPSGYGSRTTAEEATLPAGDLGHITAIVTGATSGIGAETARVLARRGARLVLPARNLKAAEETRARILADLGPGGHRVVVLPLDLSSLGSVRRFVARFVALRLPLNLLINNAGQYAERFAVSEDGVEMTFATNYLGHFLLTELLLPTMADTARASGVQGRVVNVSSTVHAWFAADAGDDGPLAYLSRVTRKATPYDPTRAYALSKLANVLHTTALAGRLREMGADVTANCVHPGIVRTRLIRDRAGLVTNTVFFLASKLLKTVPQAAATTCYAAVHPAVAGVSGRYFADCNEAAPSRLACSAGEAARLWSFSEAITAEKVKEESALPVTSFRFQVQSSNADRGMAIA from the exons ATGAGCGCCATGCTGAGCTCGCTGAGGTACCTGGCCGGCTCGGCGGGCCCGAGCGGCTACGGCTCGCGCACCACCGCCGAGGAGGCCACCCTCCCCGCCGGCGATCTCGGCCACATCAccgccatcgtcaccggcgcgacctcGGGCATCGGCGCCGAGACGGCCCGCGTGCTGGCCCGGCGCGGCGCCAGGCTCGTGCTCCCGGCGCGCAACCTCAAGGCCGCCGAGGAGACCCGCGCCCGCATCCTCGCCGACCTCGGCCCCGGCGGCCACCGCGTCGTGGTGCTCCCGCTCGACCTCTCCTCCCTCGGCTCCGTCCGCCGCTTCGTCGCCCGCTTCGTCGCCCTCCGCCTCCCGCTCAACCTCCTCAT AAACAACGCGGGGCAGTACGCGGAGCGGTTCGCGGTGTCGGAGGACGGCGTGGAGATGACCTTCGCCACCAACTACCTGGGCCACTTCCTGCTCACGGAGCTGCTTCTGCCGACCATGGCGGACACGGCCAGGGCCAGCGGCGTGCAGGGCCGCGTCGTGAACGTCTCCTCCACCGTGCACGCCTGGTTCGCCGCCGACGCCGGCGACGACGGGCCCCTCGCCTACCTCAGCCGCGTCACCCGCAAGGCCAC GCCGTACGATCCGACGCGGGCCTACGCGCTGTCCAAGCTCGCCAACGTGCTCCACACCACGGCCCTCGCCGGCCGGCTCAGGGAGATGGGCGCCGACGTGACCGCCAACTGCGTCCACCCCGGCATCGTCCGCACCCGCCTCATCCGCGACCGCGCCGGCCTCGTCACCA ACACGGTGTTCTTCCTGGCGTCCAAGCTCCTCAAGACGGTGCCCCAG gcggcggcgacgacgtgcTACGCGGCGGTGCACCCGGCGGTGGCGGGGGTGTCGGGGAGGTACTTCGCCGACTGCAACGAGGCGGCGCCGTCGAGGCTGGCGTGCAGCGCCGGGGAGGCCGCCAGGCTGTGGAGCTTCTCCGAGGCCATCACCGCCGAGAAGGTCAAGGAGGAGAGCGCTCTTCCCGTCACGAGCTTCAGGTTCCAGGTCCAGAGCTCCAACGCCGACCGCGGCATGGCCATCGCCTAG
- the LOC119288018 gene encoding V-type proton ATPase subunit e1-like codes for MGFVVTSAIFFLAGFIACLFSLLCCNRGASTNIFHLTLVITATVCCWMMWAIVYLAQMKPLINPILSGE; via the exons ATGGGGTTCGTGGtgacctccgccatcttcttcctcgccgGCTTCATCGCCTGCCTCTTCTCGCTCCTCTGCTGCAACCGCGGCGCCTCCACCAACAT ATTCCATTTGACTCTGGTTATTACCGCTACAGTTTGTTGTTGGATGAT GTGGGCAATCGTGTACCTCGCCCAGATGAAGCCTTTGATCAACCCCATCCTGAGCGGCGAGTGA
- the LOC119284147 gene encoding uncharacterized protein LOC119284147, translating into MAVSDLLPLPFPVPPYAPQVAASLALAAAAHFLHLPSLLLYATLASRPHFAGFHLSLLLPLALLPPALLLPPSQPSPLAPLLPLAFLFVALLRQVALASPPRPAHLAASLAALLAATVLSSSPFAGSVASLAALPAWRFARAFWLGTDQPRTGLAVLASSAPARLLLHLAVLVSSAASILQCCGFVDGPELEAKLLAAAAGLQLLASRAAVQMYLNEAVFCWYQRLHANRAPDTEYGRAKVFLHNHHLCAAATQFVAPPLLVLSLLALWWVQGKDFFEGVQGLDWLVGWSVAMKEAALLAARWVVAVWSAVTVGTLVGYKRGWLFVL; encoded by the exons ATGGCCGTCTCcgacctcctccccctccccttccCCGTCCCGCCGTACGCCCCGCAAGTCGCCGCGTCGCTGGCGCTCGCGGCGGCCGCGCACTTCCTCCacctcccctccctcctcctctacgCC ACGCTCGCCTCCCGCCCGCACTTCGCCGGCTTCCACCTCTCCCTGCTCCTCCCGCTCGCGCTCCTCCCGCCCGCGCTCCTCCTCCCGCCGTCCCAGCCGTCCCCGCTCGCGCCGCTCCTCCCGCTCGCCTTCCTCTTCGTCGCGCTCCTCCGCCAGGTCGCGCTCGCCTCGCCGCCGCGCCCGGCgcacctcgccgcctccctcgccgcgctGCTCGCCGCCACCGTGCTCTCCTCCAGCCCCTTCGCCGGCTCCGTCGCCTCGCTCGCCGCGCTCCCGGCATGGCGCTTCGCGCGCGCATTCTGGCTCGGCACCGACCAGCCCCGCACCGGGCTCGCCGTCCTCGCATCCTCCGCCCCCGCGCGCCTCCTGCTCCACCTCGCCGTCCTCGTCTCCTCCGCCGCCTCCATCCTGCAGTGCTGCGGCTTCGTGGACGGCCCCGAGCTGGAGGCCAAGCTGCTGGCCGCCGCGGCGGGGCTGCAGCTGCTGGCATCCAGGGCCGCCGTGCAGATGTACCTCAACGAGGCCGTCTTCTGCTGGTACCAGCGGCTGCACGCCAACCGCGCGCCGGACACTGAGTACGGCCGCGCCAAGGTGTTCCTGCACAACCACCACCTCTGCGCAGCGGCCACGCAGTTCGTCGCGCCACCGCTGCTCGTGCTGTCGCTGCTGGCACTGTGGTGGGTGCAAGGGAAGGACTTCTTTGAGGGCGTGCAGGGGCTCGACTGGCTTGTCGGGTGGTCCGTCGCCATGAAGGAGGCGGCATTGCTTGCGGCCCGTTGGGTGGTGGCGGTGTGGTCGGCGGTGACTGTGGGCACGCTTGTCGGCTACAAGCGTGGATGGTTGTTCGTCTTGTGA